A section of the Corvus hawaiiensis isolate bCorHaw1 chromosome 14, bCorHaw1.pri.cur, whole genome shotgun sequence genome encodes:
- the BTK gene encoding tyrosine-protein kinase BTK has protein sequence MASVILESIFLKRSQQKKKTSPLNFKKRLFLLTESKLSYYEYDFERGRRGSKKGSVDIEKITCVETVAPENNPPPERQVPRKGEDYNNMEQISIIERFPYPFQVVYDEGPLYIFSPTEELRKRWIHQLKSVIRYNSDLVQKYHPCFWIDGQYLCCSQTAKNAMGCQILESRNGSLNVGRSHRKTKKPLPPTPEEDQMVMKPLPPEPAPSTAGEMKKVVALYNYEPMNAQDLQLQKGEEYFILEESHLPWWKALDKNGREGYIPSNYVTETRNSLEIFEWYSKNITRSQAEQLLKQEGKEGGFIVRDSTSKTGKYTVSVYAKSSADPQGTIRHYVVCCTPQNQYYLAEKHLFNSIPELITYHQHNSAGLISRLKYPVSQQKKSAPSTAGLGYGSWEIDPKDLTFLKELGTGQFGVVKYGKWRGQYNVAIKMIREGSMSEDEFIDEAKVMMNLSHEKLVQLYGVCTKQRPIFIITEYMANGCLLNFLRETRQRFQPAELLEMCKDVCEAMEYLESKQFLHRDLAARNCLVNDQGIVKVSDFGLSRYVLDDEYTSSMGSKFPVRWSPPEVLLYSKFSSKSDVWSFGVLMWEVYSLGKMPYERFNNSETTEHVIQGLRLYRPQAASERVYAIMYSCWHEKPEERPTFTALLGSILDIADEDC, from the exons ATGGCCAGTGTCATCCTGGAGAGCATCTTCTTGAAGCGCTCacagcagaagaagaaaacatctCCCCTCAACTTCAAGAAGCGCCTGTTCCTGCTGACGGAGAGCAAACTGTCCTACTACGAGTATGACTTTGAGCGGGGG CGCCGGGGCAGTAAGAAGGGCTCCGTGGACATTGAGAAGATTACCTGTGTGGAGACAGTGGCACCTGAAAACAACCCTCCCCCTGAGCGACAGGTCCCG AGGAAAGGGGAGGATTACAACAACATGGAGCAGATCTCAATCATCGAACGGTTCCCCTACCCCTTCCAG GTGGTCTATGACGAAGGGCCCCTCTACATCTTCTCCCCGACGGAGGAGCTGCGGAAGCGCTGGATCCATCAGCTGAAGAGCG TGATTCGGTACAACAGCGACCTGGTCCAGAAGTACCACCCCTGCTTCTGGATCGACGGCCAGtacctgtgctgctcccagacaGCCAAGAACGCCATGGGCTGCCAGATTCTGGAGAGCAGGAATGGCA GTTTAAACGTTGGGCGGTCGCATCGCAAGACAAAGAAGCCCCTTCCCCCAACTCCTGAGGAGGACCAG ATGGTGATGAAGCCTCTGCCTCCCGAgccagcccccagcacagcaggggagATGAAGAAGGTGGTGGCCCTCTACAACTACGAGCCGATGAACGCGCAggacctgcagctgcagaagggcGAGGAGTACTTCATCCTGGAGGAGAGCCACCTGCCCTGGTGGAAAGCCCTTGACAAGAACGG gagggaaggaTACATCCCCAGCAACTACGTCACTGAAACCAGAAATTCCCTAGAGATCTTTGA GTGGTACTCAAAGAACATCACTCGGAGCCAAGCGGAGCAACTGCTGAAACAGGAG GGTAAGGAAGGGGGCTTCATTGTCCGAGATTCCACCAGCAAGACAGGGAAATACACTGTCTCCGTCTATGCCAAGTCCTCTGC AGACCCCCAAGGCACGATCCGGCACTATGTCGTCTGCTGCACCCCCCAGAACCAGTATTACCTGGCAGAAAAACACCTGTTCAACAGCATCCCAGAGCTTATCACCTACCACCAGCACAACTCTGCAG gGCTCATATCCAGACTGAAGTACCCCGTGtctcagcaaaagaaaagtgCTCCTTCCACAGCTGGCCTTGGCTATG GGTCGTGGGAGATCGACCCCAAGGATCTGACCTTCCTGAAGGAACTCGGGACGGGGCAGTTTGGCGTGGTGAAGTACGGGAAATGGAGAGGCCAGTACAACGTTGCTATCAAGATGATCAGGGAAGGCTCCATGTCAGAGGATGAGTTTATTGATGAAGCCAAAGTCATGAT GAACCTGTCTCATGAGAAGCTGGTGCAGCTCTACGGGGTCTGCACTAAGCAGCGTCCCATCTTCATCATCACCGAGTACATGGCCAATGGCTGCCTCCTGAACTTCCTGAGGGAAACACGGCAGCGGTTCCAGCCTGCCGAGCTGCTGGAGATGTGCAAGGATGTCTGTGAAGCTATGGAGTACCTGGAATCCAAGCAGTTCCTGCACAGAGACCTG GCTGCTCGAAACTGTTTGGTGAATGACCAAGGAATTGTGAAAGTGTCAGATTTTGGTCTTTCCAG gtaTGTGCTAGATGATGAGTACACAAGCTCCATGGGGTCCAAGTTTCCAGTGCGGTGGTCTCCTCCTGAAGTGCTGCTGTACAGCAAGTTCAGCAGCAAGTCTGACGTCTGGTCCTTTG GTGTCCTGATGTGGGAAGTTTACTCGCTGGGAAAGATGCCTTACGAGAGGTTTAATAACAGCGAGACAACCGAGCACGTCATCCAAGGCCTGCGCCTGTACCGGCCGCAGGCGGCCTCGGAGCGGGTCTACGCCATCATGTACAGCTGCTGGCACGAG AAGCCTGAGGAGCGCCCCACCTTCACCGCGCTGCTGGGCAGCATCCTGGACATCGCCGACGAGGACTGCTGA
- the TIMM8A gene encoding mitochondrial import inner membrane translocase subunit Tim8 A produces the protein MDAPSAAGLGGADPQLQRFIEVETQKQRFQQLVHQMTELCWEKCMDKPGPKLDSRAETCFVNCVERFIDTSQFILNRLEQTQKSKSAFSESLSD, from the exons ATGGACGCGCCGTCCGCCGCCGGGCTGGGCGGGGCCGACCCCCAGCTTCAGCGCTTCATCGAGGTGGAGACGCAGAAGCAGcgcttccagcagctggtgcaccAGATGACCGAGCTCTGCTGG GAGAAGTGCATGGACAAGCCGGGCCCGAAGCTGGACAGCCGGGCTGAGACGTGCTTCGTGAACTGCGTGGAGCGCTTCATCGACACGAGCCAGTTCATCCTGAACCGGCTGGAGCAGACGCAGAAGTCCAAGTCGGCCTTCTCGGAAAGCCTGTCCGACTGA